Proteins encoded by one window of Rhodamnia argentea isolate NSW1041297 chromosome 6, ASM2092103v1, whole genome shotgun sequence:
- the LOC115756159 gene encoding aspartic proteinase oryzasin-1-like, with protein MGYRYIFAAFCLWAVVVSLLPTSSHGLVRIGLKKRRLDVQSINAARTARQEGIAKYGTKGLNYHMRNGGEDIVPLKNYLDAQYYGEIGIGSPPQQFTVIFDTGSSNLWVPSAKCYFSVACYFHSKYKASHSSTYTKNGKTCNINYGSGSVSGFLSQDNVEVGDLIVKDQVFIEATREGSLTFVLAKFDGILGLGFQEISVGNVTPVWYDMVKQGLVDDEIFSFWLNRKPDAKEGGEIVFGGVDERHFKGKHVYVPVTQKGYWQFDMGDILIGNQSTGVCKGGCAAIVDSGTSLLAGPTSVVAEINYAIGAEGVVSTECKQVVSQYGDLIWDLLIAGVKPGKICSQIGLCIFNGTQHVSPGIKTVVEKANKKLGDDVVCTACELTVIWVQNQLKQKRTKERVLNYVTQLCESIPSPMGESVVDCNNIANMPNLTFTIGEKPFALTPEQYVLKTGDGTTAICISGFMAFDMPPPRGPLWILGDIFMGVYHTVFDFGNLELGFAEAA; from the exons ATGGGGTACAGATATATTTTTGCAGCATTTTGTTTATGGGCTGTAGTTGTATCTCTTCTTCCTACTTCATCCCATGGCCTGGTGAGAATCGGGCTGAAGAAGCGGCGCCTCGATGTTCAGAGCATCAATGCTGCCAGAACCGCAAGACAAGAGGGAATTGCAAAATATGGTACAAAGGGCTTGAATTATCATATGCGCAATGGAGGAGAAGATATAGTGCCCCTGAAGAACTATTTGGATGCACAATATTATGGAGAGATTGGCATCGGCTCGCCCCCACAGCAGTTTACCGTTATATTTGATACCGGCAGTTCAAATCTCTGGGTTCCATCAGCAAAATGTTACTTCTCG GTTGCTTGCTATTTCCATTCCAAATACAAGGCCAGCCATTCTAGTACATACACAAAGAATG GAAAAACTTGCAACATAAACTATGGATCTGGATCGGTTTCTGGTTTTTTGAGTCAGGATAATGTTGAAGTCGGCGATCTCATCGTAAAAGATCAA GTTTTCATCGAGGCCACACGAGAAGGAAGTCTTACATTTGTTTTGGCGAAGTTCGATGGAATCCTCGGGCTTGGCTTCCAGGAGATCTCTGTCGGGAATGTCACCCCTGTCTG GTACGATATGGTGAAGCAAGGTCTGGTGGACGATGAAATATTCTCCTTCTGGTTGAACCGCAAACCAGATGCGAAAGAGGGAGGTGAGATTGTCTTTGGAGGGGTCGACGAAAGACACTTCAAGGGGAAGCATGTATATGTTCCAGTTACACAGAAAGGTTACTGGCAG TTCGATATGGGCGATATTCTCATTGGCAACCAGTCAACAG GCGTATGCAAGGGTGGCTGTGCAGCTATTGTAGATTCGGGAACTTCCTTACTCGCTGGTCCAACA TCTGTTGTTGCTGAAATCAACTATGCTATTGGGGCCGAAGGAGTTGTGAGCACCGAATGCAAGCAGGTTGTGTCTCAGTATGGAGATTTGATATGGGATCTCTTGATTGCCGGT GTGAAACCCGGCAAAATCTGTTCCCAGATCGGTTTATGCATTTTCAATGGGACACAGCATGTGAG CCCGGGAATCAAAACAGTGGTAGAGAAGGCCAACAAGAAATTAG GTGACGATGTTGTTTGCACTGCCTGCGAGCTGACTGTCATATGGGTCCAGAATCAACTGAAACAGAAGAGAACAAAAGAGAGAGTACTCAACTATGTGACACAG CTTTGTGAAAGCATACCGAGTCCGATGGGTGAATCGGTGGTGGACTGCAATAACATCGCAAACATGCCAAACTTGACATTCACCATCGGGGAGAAACCGTTTGCTCTCACCCCCGAGCAG tATGTTCTGAAAACTGGGGATGGAACTACTGCGATCTGCATCAGCGGCTTCATGGCTTTCGACATGCCGCCTCCTCGAGGTCCTCTTTG GATTCTCGGCGACATATTTATGGGGGTCTATCACACAGTGTTTGATTTTGGCAATCTCGAGCTGGGTTTTGCTGAAGCTGCTTAA
- the LOC115756165 gene encoding uncharacterized protein LOC115756165, which translates to MALRRLLGWSDGELMRSDSKPCSRLMRQTAAICTVGGGLGFWVLCRMHYGARITVPRSLRWAACGALSVSSTSALLVRLFSPECEPQNIAAYDKGR; encoded by the exons ATGGCATTGAGGCGGCTTTTGGGGTGGTCTGATGGTGAGTTGATGAGATCAGATTCAAAGCCTTGTTCGCGATTGATGAGACAAACAGCTGCCATTTGCACTGTGGGCGGAGGCTTGGGGTTCTGGGTTCTCTGTAGAATGCACTATG GTGCAAGGATCACAGTACCCAGGAGTCTCCGGTGGGCAGCTTGCGGAGCTCTATCAGTGAGCTCAACTTCTGCGCTGCTGGTCCGCCTGTTCAGTCCAGAATGTGAACCACAAAATATTGCTGCTTATGACAAAGGAAGATAG
- the LOC115756163 gene encoding probable L-cysteine desulfhydrase, chloroplastic: MASPKSHRHHPQPNGDLKTHVPKKQKVPAFLTDSDLQSEFAHHDPSVARINNGSFGSCPASVIAAQQQWQLTFLRQPDSFYFNGLKKGILESRAVIKDLINAEDVNEISIVDNATTAVAIVLQQIAWAFAEGRFLKGDVAVMLHYAYGAVKKSVEAYVTRAGGRVIEVQLPFPVSSREEIVSEFRAALERGKVDGRKVRLAVIDHVTSMPTVVIPVKELVKICREEGVDQVFVDAAHGIGCVDLDMKEIGADFYTSNLHKWFFCPPSVAFLYCRKSPRSMELHHPVVSDEYGNGLAIESAWIGTRDYSAQLVVPSVLEFLDRFEGGIDGIKKRNHEAVVRMGEMLAKAWGTSLGCPPDMCGSMIMVGLPACLEISNEADTLTLRAHLRESFGVEVPIYYRSPKEGEVGPITGYARISHQVYNKEEDYYKFRDAINKLVGTKFTCKLLHD; this comes from the coding sequence ATGGCCTCCCCCAAGAGCCACCGCCACCACCCCCAACCCAACGGCGACCTCAAGACCCATGTCCCCAAGAAGCAGAAAGTCCCCGCCTTTCTCACCGATTCCGACCTCCAGTCCGAGTTCGCCCACCACGACCCTTCCGTCGCCCGGATCAACAACGGCAGCTTCGGCTCCTGCCCCGCCTCCGTCATCGCCGCCCAGCAGCAGTGGCAGCTCACGTTCCTGAGGCAGCCCGACAGCTTCTACTTCAACGGCCTCAAGAAGGGGATCCTCGAATCCAGGGCCGTCATCAAGGACCTCATCAACGCCGAAGACGTCAACGAGATCTCCATCGTCGACAACGCCACGACCGCTGTCGCTATTGTGCTCCAGCAGATCGCCTGGGCCTTCGCGGAAGGGAGGTTCCTCAAGGGCGACGTCGCGGTCATGCTCCACTACGCCTATGGCGCGGTCAAGAAGTCGGTCGAGGCGTACGTGACGCGCGCCGGCGGGCGAGTGATCGAAGTTCAGCTGCCGTTCCCGGTGAGTTCTAGGGAAGAGATTGTGTCCGAGTTTAGGGCGGCCTTGGAGAGAGGGAAGGTGGACGGGAGGAAAGTGAGGTTAGCTGTTATTGATCACGTCACGTCGATGCCGACCGTGGTGATTCCCGTCAAGGAATTGGTCAAGATTTGTAGAGAGGAGGGCGTTGACCAGGTTTTCGTGGATGCAGCACATGGGATTGGGTGTGTTGACCTGGATATGAAGGAAATTGGGGCTGATTTTTACACTAGCAATCTGCACAAGTGGTTTTTCTGCCCGCCTTCCGTCGCGTTTTTGTACTGCAGGAAGTCTCCGAGATCGATGGAACTGCATCACCCGGTCGTGTCCGATGAGTATGGTAACGGGTTGGCTATAGAAAGTGCTTGGATCGGAACGAGGGATTACAGTGCTCAGCTGGTGGTGCCTTCCGTGTTGGAATTTCTTGATAGGTTCGAAGGCGGTATTGACGGGATTAAGAAGAGAAATCACGAGGCTGTGGTGAGAATGGGGGAGATGCTGGCGAAGGCCTGGGGGACGAGCCTCGGCTGTCCGCCGGATATGTGTGGGAGCATGATCATGGTAGGTTTGCCTGCTTGTTTGGAGATATCGAACGAAGCGGACACCCTGACGTTGAGGGCCCATTTGAGGGAGAGTTTTGGTGTTGAAGTCCCGATTTATTACCGATCTCCAAAAGAGGGCGAGGTTGGTCCAATTACAGGGTATGCTAGAATCTCGCATCAGGTTTACAATAAGGAAGAGGATTACTACAAGTTTAGAGATGCGATTAACAAACTCGTGGGCACTAAGTTCACTTGCAAGCTTCTTCATGATTAG